From the genome of Arthrobacter russicus:
TCGTGGCCCGCGCGATGACCGGGCTGGGCGCATTCGTCTGATTTCTGCGATGATTAATTGATCGGATCTTTCACCCGAGTGAGGGGGGCTGGTGGAAAAGTTTGCCGATCAGGGCCCATGTTGGGTAGACGTGATGAGTTCCGACCGCCCAGCAGCAGAACGGTTTTACGGGGAGTTGTTCGGCTGGCAATGCACGCCGGTCGATTTCGAGGGGTTCGGCGACTATTCGATCTTCCGGAAAGACGGTGCACCGGTTGCCGGGCTCGGCACGAACACCCCGGGGTTCGTCGATTCCTGGACCACTTATCTGTCCGTGGCCGACGTCGAACAGGCGCAGGCCGACGTGGCGAAACATGGCGGCACCGTGCTCATGCCGACCATGGACAATGCGGAGTTCGGCAAGATGGCCATCATGATGGGCCCGGGCAAGGCCGTAGTGGGACTTTGGCAGCGACGGGATTACCCGGGGTTCCGGTGCCCGGATGAGCCAGGGTATCCGATCTGGCACAGTCTGAACACCTATCGGTTCGACGCGGTGTTCGATTTCTATTGCACGATCATGGATTGGACTCCGCTGCTCCCGGAGGAGAAACCGCAAGTCCGTTATGCCACCTTCCAGACCGGAGACAGCATCCGGGTGCTGATCTACGATGCTTCGGCCGCGGAGCCGAAAAAGCCCTCGCGCTGGACCGTGAGCTTCGGCGTAGCCGATCTGGCGGAATCGGTCAGGGTCGTGGAGCGTACCGGCGGCC
Proteins encoded in this window:
- a CDS encoding VOC family protein is translated as MSSDRPAAERFYGELFGWQCTPVDFEGFGDYSIFRKDGAPVAGLGTNTPGFVDSWTTYLSVADVEQAQADVAKHGGTVLMPTMDNAEFGKMAIMMGPGKAVVGLWQRRDYPGFRCPDEPGYPIWHSLNTYRFDAVFDFYCTIMDWTPLLPEEKPQVRYATFQTGDSIRVLIYDASAAEPKKPSRWTVSFGVADLAESVRVVERTGGRVLVEPFDTFFGGIALVADPGGAEFYLTPTGNRPLAMPRDPWDVSWVSDL